A DNA window from Etheostoma spectabile isolate EspeVRDwgs_2016 chromosome 22, UIUC_Espe_1.0, whole genome shotgun sequence contains the following coding sequences:
- the usf3 gene encoding basic helix-loop-helix domain-containing protein USF3 isoform X1, with translation MPEMTESQTPGRKPKKKKNKESHNAVERHRKEKINAGINRIGNLLPCSQALKQSKIMILDQAVRYITELKKQNDTLLLEGGDKVQAEEIRRLRRQMEEHRRESAHYIELLKAHDINILEDPTVHWKGKQHCAKVAKVTPTHQLPKGIIVYSNGNVMCPAGKESSPEKQPCETLIHQPPKVTARLRVNGALLQVNTSSSTPALLPGSTATPIQSTPGLRMIEQCVVETPTAANSLPPSVSYITLQIPAATTALSQQAQPATPAPTFTIAATSASQLSTESPAQPMSNLTTLTQAIATSKAAASEVCSWVTQDAAIRTVSYTAVPNSQALLRAGAAGSTQTTWTTLQMAGNTVQPVCQSLPTPEVINTTQAVQQVTLCPMGNKPSVQPIQIQMQPHVPVQQAPITAHIQAQPFQRAPQLRPAILNQAQPQPVLAPQPHCAVLSHSAIVPQPGVVAHPAVVPSQPQPAVLQPASLVSHPPTAIISQPQPISQPALVPQPQATVLPLLQTMQVLQVNTTGGTVSGVTAPQNTNNPSVVILQQASSCPTQSVVREEITNQTQCQHIVIIQAPNQVAPAPQNPQVGMVPAAVPTAVPVVSTQIPTASTSTPATSIQSVGGKQLVHILPRPVQPHMNHPLQVTQASSSPPVPPSPQTITVNGQVFALQPMKTSDKSSSQAGQSTLQLVQPTTTEEPTTNVALNSLGALSSLNQSISQGLPLTISSQNNGQTPAASSSVVQHKQPPAPASVSGTTLALPARQLQVPCLNPVKSGLMVNASIPPGKRPRTTLNTKRATAKRTKPAKKKELSQAPPAVAISAKPVVAAGEMVQLSVCQVLQSSTVKVTDIPPTCTTAVTTTDCSEAVGNVTPTQNTQMMTVCSSSSESPVFSQSHTQTKSSVNANQTNVVVSHTNSSGMAISVPTVNATSVKPTVSAAVAIESKPAVVSGNNSTITKLPVPEVKQPTTRAGTSTTQSKSAASATTAVSKQSKSVVSSAGATETLYTSTTVSTACLTPVCTSSIPEIAPVSLHQGTQLTSVCRPQVSNTQDPFTCNKPQSQPTTSPLVYTTVALPSPAATFSASHSSITAPTTSSEFRKRVTTSRASTQQTDGNMPNLSPCHPAEVKPAHPPRRDREAQEERHSTDKDGLVAVTSGTPYRKDSALSQQVYTNLDDQTVEHPMTSSRQTDSPMSSGAGGGRGFSVASMLPQGHNISASSGSFGTYTFTSEQAEMLALAMLEQDSPGRRSGSCTVNTASANPTAAAWEPPKTPAVSSSKERGATGQQAKVTKPMDTVTVKPTVQVSVRGHAGEVPNGSRHPQNMSYSQSLTQVQSQTSSQSGTVASLSVNNLIRPSSSQQPYPGSPSLVGPQGSVPSPVGTSAHISQPPNNALSPCSGAAQLNEYTPLKTALMRAQAGVGVGERQVKIISKRQAQEEVMLNTGKRSKPCPPSATTVSHMDVKAPDHSQMMVGHLPPTSSAVMTRINSESGGPLFSTNSFMSPIVRPTDGHCPSQGPPEQNQPGVLHLPQGHSQHAATQSGQHLGGNLYMKQQQQEQQRHHLYHLQHHLTQPDPAQRHSLHQRALQQQQEQQHVQKKRGLVRGSQAGSSAGLQQKQHHLEKSGVQQQQQHSHQQQQTQHQQHTQQHQQQSHQQSQQHQQPTQHQQSHPQQHQQQTHQQQPQAQHQQHQQQLQQQQQSSHSRHQQHLQQQIQQQHFRHQEKSCEAQAAGSRAHHSSHLAQQEHLKPGQDHNAMQRMMSTRTLEQQLIPSPSNPVSRSSDLACAPSRQERHRVSSYSAEALIGKSSTSGEQQQRMGLHLQPGRGVTQEQPDLRGYLDTSRGKANIAHNPQNRLPSDHPGSADVQRVSECPPFKVMGGGAHQLGGFDVQVSRGSDMTPKSVPSTQRGPQGQQQGGFRMGVGPPADGRNRYSAAHPGSQGVQVSLPREQEVCHQGFMQSLLSPHLPEQSNHQRSMQCCPPVSMEYSCVPGSSSGDIQAKASSPSVPQTQKAPAMRIGEGNKGHISQVSSNMHGGPGVRTGLPHPPTPHSSSEPGRSSAPSRPPAAVSQHSRHIARDTQPTKLRPGDRPRSGTLRQSNPFEPEGHLPLPSGGGVLLGRPQSGGEARRSTIVRFMADSAQVPGDNNLIPDQHLTQNFGFPFIPEGGMNPPPINANSTFIPPVSQPNTSRTPSLLPVEPQNTLPSFYPSYSPAAHPSLPSDVTLQYFPNQMFTSPSADKGSAPPLNNRFGSILSPPRPVGFGQASFPLLPDMPPMPIANSSGITPHISNFSLTSLFPEIATGMPTDGSAMPMSPLLSLSNTSAADSGKQPNRPAHNISHILGHDGSSAV, from the exons ATGCCAGAGATGACTGAATCTCAGACACCCGGTCGTAAACCCAA aaagaagaaaaacaaagaatccCACAATGCAG TTGAGAgacacagaaaagagaagatTAATGCTGGAATTAACCGCATTGGTAATCTTCTGCCCTGTTCCCAGGCACTAAAACAG AGTAAGATCATGATCTTGGACCAGGCTGTTCGCTACATCACTGAACTGAAGAAACAAAATGATACATTGCTTCTTGAAGGAGGTGATAAAGTCCAgg CGGAAGAGATTCGTCGGCTGCGTCGTCAGATGGAGGAGCATAGGAGGGAGAGTGCTCACTACATCGAGCTCCTCAAAGCCCATGATATCAACATTCTAGAAGACCCCACAGTTCACTGGAAGGGCAAACAGCATTGCGCCAAAGTGGCAAAGGTGACCCCCACTCACCAACTCCCAAAGGGGATCATCGTTTATTCCAATGGCAATGTGATGTGCCCAGCAGGGAAGGAGAGTAGCCCAGAAAAACAACCTTGTGAAACATTAATTCATCAGCCTCCTAAAGTCACTGCTAGGTTGAGGGTTAATGGAGCACTGCTGCAAGTTAATACTTCCTCATCCACCCCTGCACTTCTCCCTGGGTCGACTGCCACACCCATCCAGTCCACACCAGGCCTGAGAATGATAGAGCAGTGTGTAGTTGAAACACCGACAGCAGCCAACAGTCTGCCACCCTCTGTGTCTTACATCACCCTTCAGATCCCTGCAGCTACCACAGCTCTGTCCCAACAAGCGCAGCCTGCCACCCCAGCCCCAACCTTTACCATAGCAGCCACCTCAGCCTCGCAGCTCTCCACTGAAAGCCCTGCTCAGCCCATGTCCAATCTCACCACACTCACCCAGGCTATAGCCACATCCAAAGCAGCAGCATCAGAGGTTTGCTCTTGGGTTACACAGGACGCTGCTATTAGGACTGTAAGTTACACTGCTGTCCCCAACAGCCAAGCCCTTCTTAGGGCTGGGGCTGCAGGCAGCACACAGACTACCTGGACAACACTGCAGATGGCAGGGAACACAGTGCAGCCAGTTTGTCAGAGTCTCCCCACACCAGAGGTCATCAATACCACCCAGGCTGTCCAGCAGGTAACTCTGTGCCCAATGGGCAACAAACCCTCTGTTCAGCCCATTCAAATACAAATGCAACCACACGTGCCTGTACAGCAAGCACCCATTACAGCCCACATTCAAGCGCAGCCCTTTCAGAGAGCCCCCCAGCTACGGCCAGCCATTCTGAACCAGGCTCAGCCTCAGCCTGTTCTAGCCCCCCAACCACACTGTGCTGTTCTCTCCCATTCAGCCATAGTACCCCAACCAGGTGTGGTGGCCCACCCTGCAGTCGTGCCATCGCAACCCCAGCCTGCTGTACTTCAACCAGCATCATTGGTTTCCCATCCACCGACAGCCATCATATCTCAGCCTCAGCCCATTTCTCAGCCAGCCCTGGTGCCCCAGCCACAGGCCACTGTGCTGCCCCTCCTTCAGACCATGCAGGTGCTGCAGGTCAACACAACTGGTGGGACAGTCTCGGGTGTAACAGCACCACAGAACACCAACAACCCAAGTGTGGTCATCCTGCAGCAGGCCAGTTCTTGCCCAACCCAGTCAGTTGTGAGAGAGGAAATAACCAACCAGACACAGTGTCAGCATATTGTAATCATCCAGGCACCCAATCAAGTTGCACCTGCCCCTCAGAATCCTCAGGTTGGCATGGTGCCTGCTGCTGTGCCCACTGCAGTACCTGTTGTTTCTACTCAAATACCAACAGCCAGCACTTCAACACCTGCTACTTCCATACAGAGTGTTGGGGGAAAGCAGCTGGTGCACATTCTACCACGCCCTGTTCAGCCTCATATGAACCATCCCCTTCAGGTCACTCAGGCCTCCTCTTCCCCACCTGTTCCTCCAAGCCCACAGACTATCACTGTGAACGGCCAGGTGTTTGCCTTGCAGCCCATGAAGACCTCTGATAAATCCAGCTCCCAGGCTGGCCAGAGTACACTCCAGCTTGTCCAGCCCACCACCACTGAAGAACCAACTACTAATGTGGCCCTCAACAGTTTAGGTGCACTCAGCAGTCTCAATCAGAGCATCTCTCAGGGCCTTCCACTTACCATTTCTAGCCAGAACAATGGTCAGACTCCAGCTGCTTCATCATCAGTAGTCCAGCATAAGCAACCTCCTGCTCCAGCATCTGTCTCTGGCACCACACTTGCTCTACCTGCCCGGCAGCTACAGGTCCCTTGTTTGAACCCAGTCAAATCAGGGCTGATGGTTAATGCCTCTATACCACCAGGAAAGAGGCCTCGCACAACTTTAAATACAAAGAGGGCAACAGCTAAAAGGACTAAACCCGCCAAGAAAAAAGAGCTTAGTCAGGCACCACCTGCTGTTGCTATTTCAGCCAAGCCAGTAGTTGCTGCAGGAGAGATGGTTCAACTTTCAGTATGTCAAGTTTTACAGTCTTCTACTGTAAAGGTCACAGACATTCCCCCCACTTGTACCACAGCTGTCACAACTACAGATTGTAGTGAAGCTGTAGGGAATGTCACCCCTACTCAAAATACTCAGATGATGACTGTATGTAGTTCATCTAGTGAGTCACCTGTATTTAGTCAGTCCCATACACAGACCAAAAGCTCTGTCAATGCAAATCAGACTAATGTTGTAGTCAGTCATACTAACAGTAGTGGTATGGCAATTTCAGTTCCAACTGTCAATGCCACATCGGTCAAGCCAACAGTTAGTGCAGCTGTGGCCATTGAGAGTAAACCAGCTGTAGTTTCTGGCAACAACTCAACTATAACCAAACTCCCAGTTCCAGAGGTTAAACAGCCAACCACCCGTGCCGGAACTAGCACAACACAGAGTAAGTCAGCTGCTTCTGCCACCACTGCTGTTTCGAAACAGAGCAAATCTGTGGTCAGCTCTGCAGGTGCCACTGAGACTCTGTACACCTCCACCACTGTTTCTACTGCATGTCTGACACCAGTCTGCACCAGCAGTATCCCAGAAATTGCACCAGTATCTTTACATCAGGGGACACAACTAACTTCAGTATGTCGTCCCCAAGTATCTAATACCCAAGATCCTTTTACCTGTAATAAACCTCAGTCTCAGCCCACCACGTCCCCCTTGGTGTACACAACTGTAGCACTCCCATCACCTGCGGCAACTTTTTCTGCATCACACAGCTCTATCACAGCCCCTACAACAAGTTCAGAGTTTAGGAAAAGGGTCACAACCAGCAGAGCTTCAACACAGCAGACTGATGGAAATATGCCCAACCTCTCCCCCTGCCATCCCGCTGAAGTCAAACCAGCCCATCCCCCTAGAAGAGACAGGGAAGCTCAGGAAGAGAGACACTCCACAGATAAAGACGGATTAGTGGCAGTGACTTCTGGCACTCCTTATAGAAAGGATTCTGCCCTATCACAACAGGTGTACACTAACCTTGACGATCAAACTGTAGAGCATCCTATGACatccagcagacagacagattctCCCATGTCTTCAGGGGCAGGTGGAGGCAGAGGGTTCTCTGTGGCATCCATGCTTCCCCAGGGCCACAATATTAGTGCGTCATCTGGATCGTTTGGAACATATACATTCACCTCCGAGCAGGCAGAAATGCTGGCCTTGGCCATGCTAGAACAGGACAGTCCAGGAAGGCGGAGTGGAAGCTGCACTGTTAACACTGCTTCCGCAAACCCCACTGCAGCAGCGTGGGAGCCCCCCAAAACCCCAGCAGTGTCTAGCAGTAAAGAAAGAGGTGCAACTGGACAGCAGGCAAAAGTGACTAAACCCATGGACACAGTAACAGTTAAACCCACTGTGCAGGTATCTGTCAGAGGACATGCTGGGGAGGTGCCCAATGGAAGCAGACATCCACAAAACATGTCATACTCCCAATCTTTGACCCAGGTCCAGTCTCAGACCTCATCCCAGAGTGGCACTGTGGCTAGCCTTAGCGTCAACAACCTGATCAGGCCCAGCTCCAGTCAACAACCCTACCCTGGCTCTCCCAGTCTTGTTGGCCCACAGGGCTCAGTTCCCTCACCTGTAGGGACCTCAGCCCACATATCCCAACCCCCAAACAATGCCCTCTCACCCTGCTCAGGTGCAGCCCAACTGAATGAGTACACCCCCTTAAAGACTGCGTTAATGAGGGCTCAGGCTGGAGTTGGTGTAGGTGAGCGACAAGTGAAGATCATCTCCAAGCGGCAGGCCCAGGAGGAGGTGATGCTAAACACTGGAAAACGGTCCAAGCCTTGCCCTCCATCAGCTACCACTGTTAGCCATATGGACGTGAAAGCACCAGACCACAGCCAGATGATGGTGGGACACCTGCCCCCCACTTCCTCAGCTGTCATGACAAGGATTAATTCAGAAAGTGGAGGCCCCCTCTTCTCCACAAACTCTTTCATGAGCCCGATAGTTCGGCCCACGGATGGCCACTGCCCTTCTCAGGGACCTCCTGAGCAGAACCAGCCAGGTGTGCTTCATCTGCCCCAGGGTCATTCACAGCATGCTGCAACCCAGTCTGGCCAGCACCTGGGAGGAAACCTTTAcatgaaacagcagcagcaagagCAACAGAGACACCATCTGTATCATTTGCAACACCACCTGACACAGCCTGACCCTGCACAGCGCCACTCACTACACCAGAGGGCgcttcagcagcagcaggagcagcagcatGTGCAGAAGAAGCGGGGGCTTGTCAGAGGCAGTCAAGCTGGTTCATCTGCTGGCCTGCAACAGAAGCAGCACCACTTGGAGAAGTCTGGagttcagcagcagcagcagcactcacatcaacaacaacagacacagcaTCAACAGCACACACAGCAGCATCAACAACAGTCGCACCAACAATCACAACAGCATCAACAGCCAACACAACACCAACAGTCTCATCCCCAACAGCACCAACAGCAAACACATCAACAGCAGCCACAGGCGCAGCATCAACAACACCAACAGcagttacagcagcagcagcaaagctCTCACTCCAGACACCAGCAGCATCTACAGCAGCAGATCCAGCAGCAGCACTTTAGACACCAGGAGAAGAGCTGTGAAGCCCAAGCCGCAGGATCCAGGGCCCACCACAGCAGCCACCTGGCCCAGCAGGAGCACCTCAAG CCTGGTCAAGACCATAACGCTATGCAGAGGATGATGAGCACTCGGACTCTGGAGCAGCAGCTCATCCCTTCTCCCAGCAATCCCGTGTCCCGTTCGTCTGACTTGGCCTGTGCTCCATCTCGGCAGGAACGTCACCGCGTTTCCAGCTACTCGGCAGAGGCACTCATCGGTAAAAGTTCCACCAGTGGTGAACAGCAGCAGCGCATGGGTCTCCACCTTCAGCCTGGCCGCGGTGTCACACAGGAGCAGCCAGACCTCCGCGGCTACCTGGACACATCACGAGGGAAGGCCAACATTGCACACAACCCACAGAACCGCCTGCCCTCTGACCATCCGGGATCTGCTGATGTTCAGCGGGTCTCAGAATGTCCGCCATTCAAAGTCATGGGAGGAGGAGCACATCAACTCGGTGGTTTTGATGTTCAGGTGTCTCGTGGGAGTGACATGACCCCTAAGTCAGTACCGTCCACCCAAAGGGGCCCTCAGGGGCAGCAGCAGGGTGGATTCAGGATGGGTGTTGGCCCTCCAGCAGATGGCAGGAACCGCTACAGTGCAGCTCATCCCGGCTCACAGGGAGTACAGGTTAGCCTCCCACGGGAGCAAGAAGTTTGTCACCAGGGTTTCATGCAAAGCCTCCTTTCCCCCCACCTTCCTGAGCAGAGCAACCACCAGCGATCAATGCAGTGCTGTCCCCCAGTCAGCATGGAGTACAGCTGTGTGCCTGGAAGCTCTTCAGGAGACATACAGGCCAAGGCCTCCAGCCCCAGTGTGCCCCAGACGCAGAAGGCCCCAGCTATGCGGATTGGAGAGGGCAACAAGGGCCATATTTCTCAGGTCAGCAGTAATATGCATGGAGGCCCAGGTGTGCGCACAGGTCTCCCCCACCCTCCAACCCCACACAGCAGCTCTGAGCCAGGGCGCTCCTCTGCCCCCTCAAGACCACCCGCTGCTGTTAGCCAGCACTCCCGCCACATCGCCCGAGATACTCAGCCCACCAAGCTGAGACCTGGTGACCGGCCTCGGTCAGGCACTCTGAGACAAAGCAATCCCTTTGAGCCTGAGGGCCACCTGCCTCTGCCCTCGGGAGGAGGGGTGCTACTGGGCAGACCACAGTCTGGAGGAGAGGCACGACGCAGCACTATTGTTCGCTTTATGGCAGATAGTGCTCAGGTTCCTGGTGACAACAACTTGATTCCTGACCAACACCTAACACAAAACTTTGGTTTCCCCTTTATTCCAGAGGGAGGGATGAATCCTCCTCCAATCAATGCTAACTCCACATTCATCCCTCCAGTTAGCCAGCCCAACACGTCCCGTACACCGTCCCTTCTGCCTGTGGAGCCCCAGAACACTTTACCCTCCTTTTACCCTTCCTATTCTCCAGCTGCTCACCCCAGCCTTCCCAGCGATGTCACCCTCCAGTACTTTCCCAACCAAATGTTTACCAGCCCTAGTGCCGACAAGGGCAGCGCTCCTCCACTCAATAACCGCTTTGGCTCCATCCTCTCACCACCTCGCCCTGTGGGTTTTGGCCAGGCCAGCTTCCCTTTGCTTCCAGATATGCCCCCTATGCCCATTGCTAACTCATCTGGAATCACCCCTCACATATCCAACTTCAGCCTCACCTCCCTGTTCCCCGAGATTGCCACAGGCATGCCCACTGATGGTTCGGCCATGCCAATGTCTCCCCTGCTGTCTCTTTCAAACACCTCGGCTGCCGACTCTGGCAAGCAGCCCAATCGTCCTGCCCACAACATCAGCCACATTCTAGGCCATGACGGCAGCTCAGCTGTGTAA